A genomic window from Caldalkalibacillus uzonensis includes:
- the dusB gene encoding tRNA dihydrouridine synthase DusB: protein MTLQIAHIKFKNPVVLAPMAGVCNPAFRLIAKEFGAGLVCAEMVSDKALIHGNLRTKKMLYVDERERPMSLQIFGGDRQTLVEAAKIVDKQTNADIIDINMGCPAPKIIKCDAGAKWLLDPNKVYEMVAAVADAVEKPVTVKMRIGWDEEHIYAVENALAAERGGAQAVAVHGRTRAQMYEGKARWDVIKQVKEAVNIPVIGNGDVDSPQKAKQMLDEIGVDGVMIGRAALGNPWMLYRTVKYLEEGKLYPEPTPKERIDICQLHMDRLIALKGEKIAIQEMRKHASWYIKGIRGAAKIRNQINQAETRDQLLSILYDFVAPFEEQAQAV from the coding sequence ATGACGCTTCAAATCGCCCATATTAAATTTAAAAACCCGGTGGTGTTGGCGCCTATGGCCGGGGTGTGTAACCCGGCATTCCGCTTGATTGCCAAGGAGTTTGGTGCGGGGCTGGTCTGTGCGGAAATGGTGAGTGACAAAGCCCTCATTCACGGCAATTTACGTACCAAAAAAATGCTGTATGTGGATGAGCGGGAAAGACCCATGTCCTTGCAAATTTTTGGCGGCGATCGTCAAACACTGGTTGAAGCGGCCAAAATCGTGGATAAGCAGACCAATGCGGATATTATTGACATTAATATGGGCTGTCCAGCACCCAAAATTATCAAGTGTGATGCTGGGGCCAAGTGGCTGCTTGATCCGAATAAAGTTTACGAGATGGTTGCTGCTGTGGCAGACGCCGTAGAAAAACCGGTGACGGTTAAAATGAGAATCGGTTGGGATGAGGAGCATATTTATGCGGTCGAAAACGCGTTGGCTGCCGAACGGGGAGGGGCCCAGGCCGTGGCTGTGCACGGACGCACCCGTGCCCAAATGTATGAAGGAAAGGCACGCTGGGACGTGATCAAACAAGTGAAAGAAGCAGTTAACATTCCTGTTATTGGCAACGGAGATGTGGACTCCCCACAGAAAGCGAAGCAAATGTTGGATGAGATCGGCGTTGATGGGGTGATGATCGGACGTGCGGCCTTGGGCAATCCATGGATGCTGTATCGCACAGTTAAATACTTGGAAGAAGGAAAGCTATATCCAGAACCAACGCCCAAAGAACGGATTGATATTTGTCAATTGCATATGGATCGTCTCATCGCTCTCAAAGGAGAGAAAATTGCCATCCAAGAGATGCGTAAGCATGCCTCGTGGTACATTAAAGGTATCCGCGGGGCGGCCAAGATCCGCAATCAGATTAATCAAGCTGAAACAAGAGATCAACTGCTTTCCATCCTGTATGATTTCGTTGCTCCATTTGAAGAACAGGCACAAGCGGTTTAA
- the folK gene encoding 2-amino-4-hydroxy-6-hydroxymethyldihydropteridine diphosphokinase, translating to MSTLPFYLALGSNLGQRESYLQQALNHIADHPDMRLNQLSSIYETAPVGYVEQPAFLNMVVKGETSLPAQELLHFIQSIEKKLGRTRDVRWGPRTIDIDMLLYDHISLKTEHLELPHPRMTERAFVLVPLAEIAPNMVIPGTYQPVRHLLEQVNREGVEKWKKIGFMLGEDGYVHFAS from the coding sequence ATGAGCACACTTCCTTTCTACTTGGCTTTGGGCTCCAATTTGGGACAGCGGGAAAGCTATTTGCAGCAGGCCTTAAATCACATAGCCGATCATCCGGATATGCGGCTCAACCAACTGTCCTCCATATATGAAACGGCTCCTGTAGGGTATGTGGAACAGCCTGCTTTTCTCAATATGGTGGTCAAAGGAGAGACGTCACTCCCCGCTCAAGAGCTGCTTCATTTCATCCAGTCTATCGAAAAAAAGCTGGGTAGGACCAGGGATGTGCGCTGGGGCCCCCGTACCATAGATATTGACATGTTGCTATATGATCATATATCTTTAAAAACGGAACATCTTGAACTTCCACACCCCAGAATGACCGAGCGTGCGTTTGTGCTTGTTCCATTAGCTGAAATCGCGCCTAATATGGTAATTCCTGGTACTTATCAGCCTGTCCGTCATCTGCTGGAACAGGTGAACAGAGAGGGTGTAGAGAAGTGGAAGAAGATCGGCTTTATGCTTGGGGAAGACGGATACGTGCATTTCGCAAGTTGA
- the pabA gene encoding aminodeoxychorismate/anthranilate synthase component II has product MIVMIDNYDSFTYNLVQYLGELGEELHVYRNDAIDLQGIQRLNPDYIMISPGPCTPNEAGISLDVIRHFAGKIPIFGVCLGHQSIAQVFGGKVVRAERVMHGKTSPIYHDGKTVFDQVPSPFEATRYHSLIVDKESLPSELEVSAWTEEGEIMAIRHKHLPIEGVQFHPESIITQHGKTLLKNFIQYYAPSKT; this is encoded by the coding sequence ATGATTGTCATGATCGATAACTATGATTCGTTTACGTATAACCTGGTCCAGTACTTGGGAGAATTAGGTGAAGAACTGCACGTTTACCGCAATGATGCCATTGATTTACAAGGCATTCAACGGCTAAACCCTGATTATATCATGATTTCTCCAGGGCCCTGCACCCCCAATGAGGCAGGCATCAGCCTGGATGTGATCCGCCATTTTGCCGGGAAAATTCCCATTTTCGGGGTTTGTCTGGGCCACCAGTCCATTGCCCAAGTGTTCGGGGGCAAAGTGGTCCGGGCCGAGCGGGTGATGCACGGCAAAACCTCTCCGATTTATCACGACGGAAAAACAGTGTTTGATCAGGTTCCTTCGCCGTTTGAAGCGACGCGCTATCATTCCTTGATTGTGGACAAGGAAAGTTTGCCGTCTGAACTGGAAGTGAGCGCTTGGACGGAGGAAGGAGAGATTATGGCCATTCGCCACAAGCACTTGCCCATTGAAGGGGTGCAGTTCCATCCGGAGTCGATTATCACCCAGCATGGCAAAACGTTACTTAAAAACTTCATCCAATACTATGCACCAAGTAAAACTTAA
- the greA gene encoding transcription elongation factor GreA, with protein MSEKETILTAEGLKKLEQELEHLKSVKRKEVAERIKLAISYGDISENSEYDDAKNEQAFIEGRIITLEKMLRNARVIQDDEVDTEIVGIGSRVTLKDLEFDDVVEYTIVGSAESNPSENRISNESPVGQALLGKRKGDIVDVNVPAGVIQYEILDIKR; from the coding sequence ATGTCAGAAAAGGAAACTATCCTTACAGCTGAAGGATTAAAAAAACTGGAGCAAGAGCTGGAGCATCTTAAATCGGTAAAACGCAAAGAAGTGGCTGAACGTATCAAGCTGGCCATCAGCTATGGAGATATTAGTGAAAACTCTGAATATGACGATGCCAAAAATGAGCAAGCGTTTATTGAAGGTCGTATTATCACTTTGGAAAAAATGCTGCGCAATGCACGCGTCATACAGGATGATGAAGTGGACACTGAAATTGTAGGTATTGGTTCTCGTGTCACCTTAAAGGATCTTGAATTTGATGATGTGGTGGAATATACAATTGTGGGATCTGCAGAATCCAACCCGTCGGAAAACCGCATCTCTAACGAATCCCCGGTCGGCCAGGCCTTGCTTGGCAAACGCAAGGGGGATATCGTTGATGTGAACGTGCCAGCTGGTGTGATCCAGTATGAAATTTTAGATATTAAAAGATAA
- the pabC gene encoding aminodeoxychorismate lyase, translating into MFLILNGEVVAHEQATISVYDHGFLYGAGLFETFRTYKGHPFLLDDHLARLEKGCREIGLPWQADRERVVWQIEQLLKANNLEDGRFRLNVSAGAAPVGLPSTPYDKVTEILFVSPVSPAPDYKILRTVSVRRNEPEGDERWKSHHFLNNLLAQREVPAGAEGVMLTKSGKVAEGVVSNLFFVKQGKLYTPALSTGILNGITRQWVLAMSAILGIPVEEGEYDLAFAQEADEVFITNSVQELVAVTQWDERSYPCPCSHLVTQRLRDCYNRYKTKLWSIDEIGAYSIDKGEHR; encoded by the coding sequence ATGTTCCTAATTCTTAACGGCGAAGTTGTTGCTCACGAACAGGCCACAATTTCTGTTTATGACCACGGTTTTTTGTACGGGGCCGGCTTGTTCGAAACGTTTCGCACATATAAAGGACATCCCTTTTTATTGGACGACCATTTGGCACGGCTGGAAAAGGGGTGCCGGGAAATCGGTTTGCCTTGGCAGGCGGACCGGGAGCGAGTTGTCTGGCAAATTGAACAGTTATTGAAAGCCAATAACCTGGAGGATGGCCGCTTCCGCCTGAATGTATCGGCTGGGGCGGCCCCCGTTGGACTGCCTTCAACCCCTTATGATAAAGTGACTGAGATTCTGTTCGTCAGCCCTGTGTCGCCAGCTCCGGACTATAAGATATTACGCACTGTCTCCGTCCGCCGCAATGAACCGGAGGGAGATGAGCGCTGGAAATCCCACCATTTTTTAAATAATCTTCTGGCCCAGCGGGAGGTGCCGGCCGGTGCTGAGGGTGTGATGCTGACCAAAAGTGGCAAAGTAGCCGAAGGAGTGGTCAGCAATCTGTTCTTTGTCAAACAGGGAAAGTTATATACCCCTGCCTTGTCCACAGGGATTTTAAATGGCATCACCAGGCAGTGGGTGTTAGCGATGTCTGCTATACTAGGGATTCCGGTTGAAGAAGGGGAGTATGACCTTGCTTTTGCCCAGGAAGCAGACGAGGTATTTATCACCAACTCGGTGCAAGAGCTGGTGGCGGTCACCCAGTGGGATGAGCGGTCCTATCCCTGCCCCTGCTCCCACTTGGTCACCCAGCGTTTACGTGATTGTTATAACCGGTATAAGACGAAGCTATGGTCCATTGACGAGATTGGTGCATATTCCATAGACAAGGGTGAACACAGATGA
- the folP gene encoding dihydropteroate synthase, with protein sequence MTRGKIKAGPYTLDFSQQTYVMGILNVTPDSFSDGGKHQRVDQAVDHAARIITDGADIIDIGGESTRPGATPVPEEEELERVIPVVEALASRFDVPLSVDTYKANVAREALKKGAHIINDVWGAKADESMAQVAKETGAPIILMHNRHNKDYQHLIRDMINDLYESIQLVRQAGVKEEQIILDPGIGFAKTYEHNLEVMRSLDAFTALGYPVLLGTSRKSMIGHTLNLPVDQRVEGTIATVCLGIAKGCAIVRVHDVKEVCRAVKMMDVMLGRKGGGQHR encoded by the coding sequence ATGACAAGAGGCAAAATCAAAGCAGGTCCTTATACCCTGGACTTTTCTCAACAAACATATGTTATGGGGATTTTGAATGTAACACCGGACTCATTTTCTGACGGCGGGAAGCATCAGCGTGTGGATCAGGCGGTTGATCATGCCGCCCGGATAATCACTGATGGGGCGGACATTATCGATATTGGCGGGGAATCCACCCGCCCCGGGGCGACACCGGTGCCTGAGGAAGAAGAGCTGGAGCGGGTCATCCCTGTTGTAGAAGCCCTGGCCTCCCGCTTTGACGTTCCCCTCTCCGTTGACACCTATAAAGCCAACGTCGCCAGGGAAGCACTTAAGAAGGGAGCCCACATCATCAATGATGTGTGGGGGGCTAAAGCGGACGAGTCCATGGCCCAGGTGGCAAAAGAAACCGGGGCGCCCATTATTCTGATGCATAACAGGCATAACAAAGACTACCAGCATCTGATCAGGGACATGATCAATGACTTGTATGAAAGCATTCAGCTTGTGCGCCAAGCAGGTGTGAAAGAGGAGCAAATCATCCTTGACCCGGGCATAGGCTTTGCCAAAACGTACGAGCATAATTTAGAAGTGATGCGTTCACTGGATGCGTTCACCGCCTTGGGTTACCCGGTGCTTTTAGGCACCTCCCGCAAATCGATGATCGGCCATACGCTCAATTTGCCTGTTGATCAGCGGGTGGAAGGCACGATTGCCACTGTATGTCTGGGTATCGCCAAAGGGTGTGCCATTGTCCGGGTTCATGATGTCAAAGAAGTATGCCGAGCCGTGAAGATGATGGATGTGATGCTGGGCAGGAAAGGAGGCGGCCAGCATCGATAA
- the folB gene encoding dihydroneopterin aldolase, producing the protein MDKIVFQGMQFYAYHGVFAEENKLGQSYIVDVEAYLDLSAAGQSDRLEDTIDYSLIYQLVQGIMARKVYRLVEAVAEDIAGQILDTFEQVQAVKVKVTKPTPPIPGHYAGVAVEIKRNRDAGGDTS; encoded by the coding sequence ATCGATAAAATTGTCTTTCAAGGCATGCAGTTTTATGCCTATCATGGTGTATTTGCGGAAGAGAATAAACTGGGGCAGTCTTATATTGTGGATGTGGAGGCCTACCTTGACCTGAGTGCGGCCGGCCAATCTGACCGCCTGGAAGATACCATTGATTACAGTCTGATTTACCAACTGGTGCAAGGAATCATGGCAAGAAAAGTGTACCGTTTAGTTGAAGCGGTAGCAGAAGATATTGCCGGCCAAATACTTGATACGTTTGAGCAGGTTCAGGCAGTGAAGGTCAAGGTAACCAAGCCCACCCCTCCCATTCCCGGACATTATGCCGGTGTTGCCGTGGAGATTAAGCGCAACCGGGATGCCGGAGGGGATACTTCATGA
- a CDS encoding helix-turn-helix domain-containing protein, translating into MEEDRLYAWGRRIRAFRKLKGYTQKELARALHVSVSVLGAVERGYKAPSPEFLAEIAQVLEVDLQELKGDMDQENGERGDNDDASNRPY; encoded by the coding sequence GTGGAAGAAGATCGGCTTTATGCTTGGGGAAGACGGATACGTGCATTTCGCAAGTTGAAGGGTTATACACAGAAGGAACTGGCCCGTGCCTTGCATGTATCGGTTTCTGTTTTAGGTGCCGTGGAGCGGGGATATAAAGCACCGTCTCCCGAGTTTTTGGCAGAGATTGCACAGGTCCTGGAGGTCGACCTCCAGGAGTTAAAAGGGGATATGGATCAAGAAAATGGGGAAAGGGGTGACAATGATGACGCTTCAAATCGCCCATATTAA